A single region of the Anomaloglossus baeobatrachus isolate aAnoBae1 chromosome 2, aAnoBae1.hap1, whole genome shotgun sequence genome encodes:
- the ACKR5 gene encoding G-protein coupled receptor 182, whose product MAEESVHNLTELLHYLNTSFSLCEGDLDEGVKKIFLFILYLVTFVLGLAGNLLVVWVNWQSRRRKSSINLYIFNMAVADLGVVFSLPFWMLEAMLDYTWLWGRFLCKFTHYFYFANMFSSIYFLCALSVDRYLTLTSSSIYWQQNQQKIRKALCIGIWVISAIFPIPEVIHMQQVDIIEPECMFLAPLETYDEWALAVTIMTTILGFLIPFFIILIFNVMTACHIRKSRRPESNRHCRLIYAYILTFLLSWLPYHSTQIMMILNGSYIYLNCHITFLIYFLYDIIDCISLFHCMANPILYNVFSKDFRGRFINAVVKYIPKEKQGNQAERSTSITDHSVVISAEPAVLTNVIHVSEDKVI is encoded by the coding sequence ATGGCAGAGGAAAGTGTTCACAACCTTACAGAGCTTCTGCATTATCTTAATACCTCATTTAGTCTGTGTGAGGGTGACTTGGATGAAGGAGTAAAGAAGATCTTCCTCTTCATTCTATATCTTGTTACATTTGTTCTTGGGCTGGCTGGAAATCTGCTAGTGGTATGGGTCAACTGGCAATCAAGAAGAAGAAAGAGCTCTATTAATCTCTATATCTTCAACATGGCAGTGGCTGACCTTGGGGTGGTCTTTTCCTTACCTTTTTGGATGTTGGAGGCAATGTTGGATTACACCTGGCTGTGGGGCAGATTCCTGTGCAAATTTACTCATTACTTCTATTTTGCAAACATGTTCAGTAGTATATACTTCCTTTGTGCTCTGAGTGTGGATCGATACTTGACTTTAACCTCTTCCTCAATTTACTGGCAGCAAAACCAGCAGAAAATCCGGAAAGCTCTTTGCATTGGGATCTGGGTAATATCTGCAATATTTCCTATTCCAGAAGTCATCCATATGCAACAGGTGGATATCATAGAGCCTGAGTGTATGTTTTTGGCCCCATTGGAGACTTACGATGAGTGGGCACTGGCTGTTACCATAATGACAACTATTCTTGGATTCCTGATACCTTTCTTCATAATCCTTATCTTCAACGTGATGACAGCCTGTCACATTAGGAAGTCTAGAAGACCAGAAAGCAATAGACATTGTCGGCTTATCTATGCCTATATATTGACGTTCTTACTCAGCTGGCTTCCCTACCACTCTACTCAGATTATGATGATTCTCAATGGAAGCTACATCTATCTGAACTGCCATATCACTTTTCTTATTTATTTCCTCTATGATATCATTGACTGTATTTCATTGTTTCACTGTATGGCCAATCCAATTCTTTACAATGTTTTTAGCAAGGATTTCAGAGGCAGATTTATTAATGCAGTAGTGAAGTACATCCCTAAGGAAAAACAAGGCAACCAAGCTGAGCGATCTACATCCATCACAGATCATTCTGTTGTAATTAGTGCTGAACCTGCAGTTTTGACAAATGTAATCCATGTTTCAGAAGATAAAGTCATTTAG